A window from Engraulis encrasicolus isolate BLACKSEA-1 chromosome 13, IST_EnEncr_1.0, whole genome shotgun sequence encodes these proteins:
- the mmadhcb gene encoding metabolism of cobalamin associated Db isoform X2 has protein sequence MASVICRGARTVTYSPGIHVLVRRVVGARAFSGAAGSSGSDEPHYRVVTPPELGPRTVWPDESMGPFGPQDQRFQLPGNVGFDNHLKGTAEQQRHTQTLLKGIPDVLTAPSSTDRHQLILAQMLTEYATLESSTEPVGKVEQYFEHSNVECAIQSCPELLKKDFQSMFPEAPSNGMMVVTVTQRTENDMTSWSQEVNLEREQLLDKFIAGAKEICYALQKEGFWADFIDPSSGLAFFGTYTNNTLFETDERYRHLGFQIEDLGCCKVIKHALWGTQAFVGTVFTNAPANSAVMRKLQGSQE, from the exons ATGGCTAGT GTGATTTGTAGAGGGGCGAGGACGGTGACCTACTCCCCAGGTATCCATGTTCTGGTGCGACGCGTGGTGGGGGCCAGGGCCTTCTCTGGAGCTGCTGGGTCCTCCGGGTCTGATGAGCCCCACTACCGGGTCGTAACACCACCCGAACTAG GCCCCAGAACGGTGTGGCCAGACGAGAGCATGGGTCCTTTTGGGCCCCAGGACCAACGCTTCCAGCTGCCTGGCAACGTGGGTTTCGACAACCACCTGAAAGGCACCGCGGAGCAGCAGCGGCACACGCAGACACTCCTCAAGGGCATCCCCGACGTCCTCACCGCCCCCTCCAGCACCGACCGCCACCAGCTCATACTCGCACAGATGCTCACTGAGTATGCG ACACTAGAGTCCAGTACAGAGCCAGTGGGCAAAGTGGAACAGTACTTTGAGCACTCCAATGTAGAGTGCGCCATACAGTCTTGCCCAGAGCTGCTGAAGAAAG ATTTCCAGTCCATGTTTCCTGAGGCCCCCTCGAATGGCATGATGGTGGTGACGGTGACTCAGCGGACAGAGAACGACATGACCAGCTGGAGCCAAGAGGTGAACCTGGAGCGGGAACAGCTGCTGGACAAG TTCATCGCGGGGGCCAAGGAGATTTGTTACGCACTGCAGAAGGAAGGCTTCTGGGCAGACTTCATAGACCCTTCATCGGGGCTTGCT TTCTTTGGTACTTACACCAACAACACGCTGTTTGAGACGGATGAGCGGTATCGGCACCTTGGGTTCCAGATCGAAGACCTGGGCTGCTGCAAGGTCATCAAGCACGCCCTGTGGGGTACTCAGGCCTTTGTGGGGACGGTTTTTACCAACGCACCGGCCAACAGCGCCGTTATGAGGAAGCTGCAGGGCAGCCAGGAGTGA
- the c13h2orf49 gene encoding ashwin, whose amino-acid sequence MCACLEWMQKMANHRLHGRDGKDKNADEGSSVTDMLLHPELLSEDFIKLVLHERNIQVDGDGSEDHLTDLYMRHVIPLPQRELPNSRWGRKMQKTRGPTSSHSHTSSSDPGRKRPLIVFDGSSTGSVKVKKHDSYHTPGATDRLKPPPGQVNLANPIRKLSTSTSSPNSSSSSSSSSSSSSSTVRSPSGHTSSEHSNTATLKRPGDSDASGELRSPDVKKKIHHVTWP is encoded by the exons ATGTGCGCCTGCCTGGAGTGGATGCAGAAAATGGCAAACCACCGGCTGCATGGACGTGATGGAAAAGACAAGAATGCAGATGAAGGATCGTCCGTTACAGACATGCTACTCCACCCAGAGCTTCTGTCTGAGGACTTCATCAAATTGGTTCTGCATGAG AGGAATATTCAGGTAGATGGTGATGGAAGTGAAGACCACCTTACGGATCTGTACATGCGGCACGTCATACCCCTGCCTCAGCGAGAATTACCAAACAGCCGCTGGGGAAGGAAGATGCAGAAAACCAGAGGACCAACTTCATCTCACAGTCACAC CTCGAGCAGTGACCCAGGCAGGAAGAGGCCACTCATCGTGTTTGATGGGAGCTCCACGGGAAGTGTCAAAGTGAAGAAGCATGACTCCTACCACACGCCCGGCGCCACCGACCGCCTGAAGCCTCCTCCTGGCCAAGTCAACCTGGCCAACCCCATCCGCAAGCTTTCAACAAGCACCTCCTCGCCCAATTCGTCATCGTCGTcttcgtcatcatcttcatcctcctcatcgaCAGTCAGGAGTCCCAGTGGGCACACGTCATCGGAACATTCAAACACAGCCACATTAAAGAGGCCAGGGGATAGTGACGCCAGT GGGGAGCTGCGATCCCCTGACGTGAAGAAGAAGATTCATCACGTCACGTGGCCCTGA
- the mmadhcb gene encoding metabolism of cobalamin associated Db isoform X1: protein MSHETGRRTKRPSKMASVICRGARTVTYSPGIHVLVRRVVGARAFSGAAGSSGSDEPHYRVVTPPELGPRTVWPDESMGPFGPQDQRFQLPGNVGFDNHLKGTAEQQRHTQTLLKGIPDVLTAPSSTDRHQLILAQMLTEYATLESSTEPVGKVEQYFEHSNVECAIQSCPELLKKDFQSMFPEAPSNGMMVVTVTQRTENDMTSWSQEVNLEREQLLDKFIAGAKEICYALQKEGFWADFIDPSSGLAFFGTYTNNTLFETDERYRHLGFQIEDLGCCKVIKHALWGTQAFVGTVFTNAPANSAVMRKLQGSQE, encoded by the exons ATGAGCCACGAG ACTGGTAGGAGAACGAAGAGGCCCTCCAAGATGGCTAGT GTGATTTGTAGAGGGGCGAGGACGGTGACCTACTCCCCAGGTATCCATGTTCTGGTGCGACGCGTGGTGGGGGCCAGGGCCTTCTCTGGAGCTGCTGGGTCCTCCGGGTCTGATGAGCCCCACTACCGGGTCGTAACACCACCCGAACTAG GCCCCAGAACGGTGTGGCCAGACGAGAGCATGGGTCCTTTTGGGCCCCAGGACCAACGCTTCCAGCTGCCTGGCAACGTGGGTTTCGACAACCACCTGAAAGGCACCGCGGAGCAGCAGCGGCACACGCAGACACTCCTCAAGGGCATCCCCGACGTCCTCACCGCCCCCTCCAGCACCGACCGCCACCAGCTCATACTCGCACAGATGCTCACTGAGTATGCG ACACTAGAGTCCAGTACAGAGCCAGTGGGCAAAGTGGAACAGTACTTTGAGCACTCCAATGTAGAGTGCGCCATACAGTCTTGCCCAGAGCTGCTGAAGAAAG ATTTCCAGTCCATGTTTCCTGAGGCCCCCTCGAATGGCATGATGGTGGTGACGGTGACTCAGCGGACAGAGAACGACATGACCAGCTGGAGCCAAGAGGTGAACCTGGAGCGGGAACAGCTGCTGGACAAG TTCATCGCGGGGGCCAAGGAGATTTGTTACGCACTGCAGAAGGAAGGCTTCTGGGCAGACTTCATAGACCCTTCATCGGGGCTTGCT TTCTTTGGTACTTACACCAACAACACGCTGTTTGAGACGGATGAGCGGTATCGGCACCTTGGGTTCCAGATCGAAGACCTGGGCTGCTGCAAGGTCATCAAGCACGCCCTGTGGGGTACTCAGGCCTTTGTGGGGACGGTTTTTACCAACGCACCGGCCAACAGCGCCGTTATGAGGAAGCTGCAGGGCAGCCAGGAGTGA